The Fusarium musae strain F31 chromosome 10, whole genome shotgun sequence genome window below encodes:
- the NPS6 gene encoding Non-ribosomal peptide synthetase (EggNog:ENOG41~SMCOG1127:condensation domain-containing protein~antiSMASH:Cluster_10.3) has translation MGDVQSSAQPRAKGVRYDVPVLRKQQDQDSYELEILLLAWALLLYRHSHGNHVEFSWGLNEMGSSTCRTFTLNTSKLQWDGSDSVASELKVFRNYLQQESQSQQPFETKGCKFFFNDEAATGEVVTNVTGDGELSVNWGNVQIEATLEDDVLWLRPTWREPLGAEFLANHFAQALVEVLNTTLADSTATISSVLPLGELDKSVIWNWNKDLPPPVPMCIHTLIAEQVRWRPDAPAICSWDGDFTYADVDRLSTLLAQHLVDLGVKVGDIVPLCFEKSRWTTVAVMGIIKAGAAFSLHDPSQPMQRRQVMAQQVNATHILTSRDQAKYGPEIAPDAKHVVVDTATLDSLAKTIQDPLRKLPDVPPDSLLYIIFTSGSTGTPKGVMLSHETYTASALARSTGIGYSSTSRSLDFTSYAFDVSVDSILCTLIRGGCLCIPTDQDRVNDLSGAIRRLRVNMVNITPSVARILDPDIIPSLNSLGIGGESCSAGDIAIWGQHTRIVVGYGPAECTIGCTVNPSAAGKPYVSIGPGTGACIWLVDPDDHNKLVPVGAVGELLVEGPIVGQGYLGDPEKTNAAFIHDPDFLLAGAGGIPGRHGRLYKTGDLVRYDPDGEKGFVFVGRKDTQIKLRGQRVELGEIEHHIKNLLPAGAEVVAEIIAPRNQNKESMLVAFIADREAKDDGDARQIDFPPRLRDSLETLNERLSKVVPVYMVPATYITLSKIPYLVSGKTDRKSLRALGAQISANLQASAATNEPAEIREPESEAELFLRDSWCRLLGLETKQVSTTHNFFTSGGDSVLAMKLVPVIRDWGYTLSVADIFNYPVLADMAKSMQKGDKSKGVDMQIPEFSLLKDNMDRDALRVEAAEQSGCDVSAIEDIYPCAPMQEIHMAFYTRSKENYVAQRIADIPASSSVDKLKSAWDVVYMESPILRTRIVEFKQHGFMQVVVNESLKWREVESSLEDFLEEDKKEPMSPGAPLSRFAIVTDKTLDKRYFVWTAHHAIYDGWSTDLIVEHARAAYKGEEVSRPAQFKHFIRYLAEDSRESSKDYWKTQLAGATGPQFPTLPSRSYIPDPTSLTERFIKLDKAAKSDITIATVIRAAWALLASQYSMSDDVVFGETFMGRTIPLPGAELIEGPILATVPVRIRLDRTTTVHEFLRAVQEQSVARSAHEHLGIQHIRRLSEDAQIACEVTMGLVVQPQDPEPSETETDELPSFRGGDAALEALHFNSYPLMLAVSLQKTGFRLLASFDSELLSPVQVQRVLSQFEVAINQLRGDVSRSLSDITCLGEEELGEIWEANKQAPVSPKDISRFLSSGDKYPTAQYVPWIVQPGNEKLLMPLGSTGELLLESASVRDDADVVDAPEWLKEGALGYPGRQSKLFRTGDLVKYTDDLSLVFVGRKDDMANVDGRVVDLNATNLELKRLLPGTTEVVSRLVVPKGSSSQTPVVVAFVKDTPARDTQLLKLGVDAGDASLPLAEDVSVELATAIIGLNKAMVETLPPYAIPSICIPLASAADIGSIETLASEISLSLVVEVRKSFASLKKTIADTTVLTTKERVLRASWSKFLGIEEEKLSLDDNFFRLGGDSIVAMRMVSALRQDGYRLSVASIFQNMQLRGMANSLVEISPEASESTKKYTPFSLLSTKDVDGFLSQAIQPQLADSTWKIQDVLPTTGPQSGDVKQTVSAPRSSLQYNMLYLDQSIDTARLIEGFQYLVSQHAILRTVFVQHEGQTFQVVLNDMKVSVTEQSAKGSIDDAAKQLAESDANDSTDLAFGASFIRLFVLRGETENAFMIRISHAQYDGVSLPELLRQLELRYRGLEIPASEPFETYIQHLSTAKPQNVEFWRKTLEGSSYTEIAPAAEPQQKTAFMTKDVDIFGASPDTTHAMLLTAGWAKVLSQQLNVSDVTFGGIVSGRDVDVAGIDTIMGPCYQYQPVRVKFEQNWTASQLLDYVRSQSVEGSQHATLSFQEVLRECTDWPADTPFYGSFTNHLNKEFFDSIPFAGTKCRVDYSIPHPEPATPPRIVSFVENGRTQIGIEADEERREFWEARVEELARVIEGFVKNPNDLI, from the exons GACGAAAGGATGCAAGTTCTTCTTCAATGATGAGGCTGCGACAGGCGAGGTCGTCACCAACGTGACCGGAGACGGCGAGTTGTCAGTGAACTGG GGAAATGTCCAAATTGAAGCAACACTAGAAGACGACGTTCTATGGCTCCGACCGACATGGCGCGAGCCTCTCGGCGCAGAGTTCCTTGCCAACCATTTTGCCCAAGCACTCGTAGAAGTTCTCAACACAACACTCGCCGATTCGACCGCAACAATTAGCTCAGTCTTACCACTAGGTGAGCTCGACAAATCTGTGATATGGAACTGGAACAAAGACCTTCCCCCGCCAGTGCCTATGTGCATCCACACCTTGATTGCTGAGCAAGTGAGGTGGCGCCCCGATGCGCCAGCCATTTGCTCATGGGATGGCGACTTCACATACGCAGATGTTGACAGACTATCGACACTGCTTGCGCAACATctcgttgatcttggagTTAAAGTCGGCGATATTGTGCCGCTTTGCTTCGAGAAGTCAAGATGGACGACCGTCGCAGTCATGGGCATCATCAAAGCTGGCGCAGCTTTCTCACTCCACGATCCCAGTCAACCCATGCAGCGACGACAAGTTATGGCGCAGCAAGTGAACGCGACACACATTCTCACTTCACGAGACCAAGCCAAATACGGCCCCGAAATCGCGCCCGACGCAAAGCATGTCGTTGTTGATACAGCGACTCTCGACTCTTTGGCCAAGACGATTCAAGATCCTCTCCGAAAACTCCCCGACGTACCGCCCGATTCTCTCCTATATATCATCTTTACTTCCGGTAGTACCGGTACGCCGAAGGGAGTTATGCTCTCACACGAGACATATACTGCTAGCGCTCTTGCGCGAAGCACGGGAATTGGATACTCGAGTACCTCACGATCGCTCGATTTTACATCATATGCTTTCGACGTTAGTGTCGATAGTATTCTTTGCACGCTCATTCGAGGTGGATGTCTCTGCATTCCTACCGATCAGGATCGTGTGAACGATCTAAGCGGTGCGATCCGCCGGTTGAGGGTGAACATGGTCAACATTACCCCCTCAGTCGCGCGCATCTTGGATCCCGATATTATCCCATCGCTGAACAGTCTCGGTATCGGTGGCGAGTCTTGTTCGGCTGGAGATATTGCGATCTGGGGTCAGCATACTCGAATTGTCGTTGGCTATGGCCCTGCTGAGTGTACGATCGGATGCACTGTAAACCCCAGCGCAGCGGGCAAGCCATACGTCAGTATCGGTCCAGGCACAGGTGCTTGTATCTGGCTCGTTGACCCCGACGATCACAACAAGCTTGTCCCAGTGGGTGCTGTCGGCGAACTGCTCGTCGAGGGTCCAATTGTCGGCCAAGGATATCTTGGTGATCCCGAGAAGACGAACGCGGCCTTCATCCACGACCCAGACTTCCTCCTcgctggcgctggtggtATTCCCGGTCGCCATGGGCGTCTATACAAGACAGGAGACCTGGTCCGATATGATCCAGATGGCGAAAAAGGCTTCGTCTTCGTTGGTCGCAAGGACACTCAGATCAAGCTTCGTGGTCAACGTGtggagcttggtgagattgAGCACCATATCAAGAACCTTCTCCCCGCGGGCGCTGAAGTTGTCGCTGAGATCATCGCACCGCGAAACCAGAACAAGGAGTCTATGTTAGTAGCGTTCATCGCTGACCGCGAAGCCaaggatgatggcgatgccCGGCAGATCGACTTCCCACCTCGTCTGCGTGACTCGCTCGAAACGCTCAACGAGAGACTCTCGAAGGTTGTACCCGTGTACATGGTGCCTGCGACGTACATCACCCTCTCTAAAATTCCCTACCTTGTCTCTGGTAAGACCGATCGCAAGTCTCTTCGCGCCCTCGGTGCTCAGATCTCTGCAAACCTTCAGGCTTCAGCAGCCACAAATGAGCCCGCTGAGATCCGTGAGCCAGAGTCCGAGGCTGAGCTCTTCCTGCGCGACTCATGGTGTCGCCTGCTTGGACTTGAGACGAAGCAAGTCAGCACTACACACAACTTCTTCACATCCGGCGGAGACTCTGTTCTTGCAATGAAGCTCGTGCCAGTCATTCGAGACTGGGGATACACGCTTTCCGTCGCTGATATCTTCAATTACCCTGTCCTAGCCGACATGGCAAAGTCGATGCAGAAGGGCGATAAGAGCAAGGGTGTTGATATGCAGATTCCTGAGTTCTCTCTCTTGAAGGATAACATGGACCGCGATGCCCTGCGCGtcgaggctgctgagcaaTCGGGATGCGACGTCAGTGCGATTGAGGATATTTACCCTTGTGCGCCTATGCAGGAGATTCACATGGCTTTCTACACGCGATCGAAGGAGAACTATGTCGCTCAACGGATCGCCGATATCCCCGCCTCTAGCTCtgttgacaagctcaagtccGCCTGGGACGTCGTGTACATGGAGAGTCCCATCCTTCGCACCCGCATTGTTGAGTTCAAGCAGCATGGCTTCATGCAAGTTGTCGTCAATGAATCGCTAAAATGGAGGGAAGTTGAGTCTTCACTGGAGGATTTCCTTGAGGAAGATAAGAAAGAGCCCATGTCGCCTGGCGCGCCACTATCTCGCTTCGCCATCGTCACCGACAAGACTCTCGACAAGCGATACTTTGTCTGGACCGCTCACCACGCCATTTACGACGGATGGTCTACAGATCTCATCGTCGAGCATGCCCGCGCTGCGTACAAGGGTGAAGAAGTATCGCGACCTGCTCAATTCAAGCACTTCATTCGTTATCTGGCCGAAGACTCACGCGAATCGTCTAAGGACTACTGGAAGACGCAACTCGCTGGTGCTACAGGACCTCAGTTCCCAACCCTACCATCGCGCTCTTACATCCCCGATCCTACCTCTCTGACTGAGcgcttcatcaagctcgACAAGGCTGCCAAGTCTGACATCACCATAGCTACCGTCATTCGAGCTGCGTGGGCTCTGCTGGCATCTCAATACTCCATGAGCGACGATGTCGTTTTCGGCGAGACGTTCATGGGTCGCACCATTCCTCTTCCGGGCGCTGAACTCATTGAGGGTCCCATTCTCGCCACTGTCCCGGTTCGCATTCGTCTCGACCGCACTACTACAGTGCATGAGTTCCTTCGTGCGGTACAGGAACAGAGTGTCGCTCGCTCTGCACACGAACATCTTGGTATCCAGCATATCCGTCGACTGAGCGAAGATGCTCAAATTGCTTGTGAAGTCACCATGGGCCTTGTCGTCCAGCCTCAGGATCCCGAGCCTTCCGAGACAGAGACCGACGAGTTGCCCTCATTCCGTGGTGGAGATGCTGCGCTTGAGGCTCTGCACTTCAACTCGTACCCCCTCATGTTGGCTGTCTCCCTGCAGAAGACGGGCTTCCGCCTGTTGGCAAGCTTTGACTCGGAGCTTCTCAGCCCCGTTCAAGTTCAACGTGTGCTGTCGCAGTTCGAGGTTGCTATCAATCAGCTTCGTGGCGACGTGTCGCGCTCATTGAGTGACATCACATGCCTCggcgaagaagaattggGAGAGATCTGGGAAGCCAACAAGCAGGCACCTGTCTCTCCCAAGGATATCTCGCGATTCTTGTCCAGCGGCGACAAATACCCCACGGCTCAATATGTTCCTTGGATCGTCCAGCCTGGTaacgagaagcttctcatgcCGCTTGGAAGCACAGGAGAGCTCCTGCTTGAGAGTGCTTCTGTGCGCGACGATGCCGATGTTGTAGATGCCCCCGAGTGGTTGAAGGAGGGTGCGCTGGGCTATCCTGGTCGACAGAGCAAGCTTTTCCGCACTGGAGACCTTGTCAAGTACACCGATGATCTAAGCTTGGTGTTTGTCGGCCGCAAGGATGACATGGCAAATGTTGACGGTCGCGTCGTGGATCTCAACGCTACTAACCTTGAGCTCAAGCGCCTGCTTCCTGGTACCACTGAAGTTGTGAGCCGACTTGTTGTTCCCAAGGGCTCGAGCAGCCAGACTCCGGTGGTTGTCGCATTTGTCAAAGATACACCTGCGAGAGATACTCAATTGCTCAAGCTCGGAGTCGATGCTGGAGACGCATCGCTTCCCTTGGCGGAAGATGTCTCTGTTGAACTCGCTACAGCAATTATCGGTCTCAACAAAGCTATGGTCGAGACTCTTCCACCTTATGCCATTCCCTCGATCTGCATACCCCTCGCCAGTGCCGCAGATATAGGCTCCATTGAGACTCTTGCTTCGGAGATTTCTCTATCACTGGTCGTCGAAGTCCGCAAGTCCTTCGCGTCTCTCAAGAAGACAATCGCCGACACCACAGTCTTGACCACAAAGGAGCGCGTCCTTCGCGCTTCATGGTCCAAGTTCCTCggcattgaagaagagaagctgtCGCTCGATGATAACTTCTTCCGTCTTGGTGGCGATTCCATCGTCGCCATGCGTATGGTCTCTGCTCTGCGACAAGATGGTTACCGTTTGTCTGTCGCAAGCATTTTCCAGAACATGCAGCTTCGGGGCATGGCCAACTCGTTGGTCGAAATCTCACCCGAGGCTAGCGAGAGCACGAAGAAATACACTCCCTTCTCGCTATTGAGTACTaaggatgttgatggttTCCTCTCCCAGGCCATCCAGCCTCAATTGGCCGACTCGACCTGGAAGATCCAGGACGTCCTCCCCACCACCGGACCCCAGAGTGGCGATGTGAAGCAAACGGTGTCTGCCCCACGAAGCTCACTTCAATACAACATGCTCTACCTGGACCAATCAATTGACACCGCCCGTCTTATCGAAGGCTTCCAGTACCTCGTGTCGCAGCATGCTATTCTTCGAACGGTGTTTGTTCAGCATGAGGGACAAACCTTCCAAGTTGTCCTCAATGACATGAAGGTGTCGGTCACGGAGCAGAGCGCTAAGGGCTCAATTGACGACGCTGCCAAACAGCTTGCAGAGTCGGACGCCAACGACAGCACTGATCTTGCTTTCGGCGCTTCTTTCATTCGCCTCTTCGTTCTTCGAGGCGAGACTGAGAACGCTTTCATGATTCGTATTTCACACGCACAATACGATGGTGTCTCCCTACCAGAACTTCTGCGCCAGCTTGAGCTTCGCTACCGCGGCCTCGAGATTCCTGCATCGGAGCCTTTCGAGACCTACATCCAGCACCTCTCAACCGCCAAGCCCCAAAATGTCGAATTCTGGCGCAAGACTCTTGAGGGATCATCATACACCGAGATTGCTCCTGCTGCAGAGCCTCAGCAGAAGACTGCATTCATGACCAAGGATGTTGACATCTTTGGAGCCTCACCCGACACAACACACGCAATGCTTCTCACTGCTGGCTGGGCCAAGGTACTATCGCAGCAACTCAATGTCTCCGATGTCACCTTCGGTGGTATTGTCTCCGGCCGCGACGTCGATGTCGCCGGTATTGACACCATCATGGGCCCTTGCTATCAATACCAGCCCGTTCGCGTCAAGTTCGAACAAAACTGGACAGCTTCGCAGCTCCTGGACTACGTGCGCAGTCAATCTGTCGAGGGCAGTCAACACGCCACGCTAAGCTTCCAGGAAGTGCTCAGGGAATGTACAGATTGGCCTGCAGACACACCCTTCTACGGCTCATTCACCAACCATCTCAACAAGGAGTTCTTCGACTCGATTCCCTTCGCTGGTACAAAGTGTCGCGTGGATTACTCCATTCCCCATCCCGAGCCTGCTACACCGCCTCGTATTGTATCATTTGTTGAGAACGGTAGAACTCAGATTGGAATTGAGGCTGACGAAGAGCGTCGCGAGTTCTGGGAGGCAAGGGTGGAGGAGCTGGCGCGTGTTATTGAGGGCTTTGTCAAGAACCCTAACGATTTGATCTAA
- a CDS encoding hypothetical protein (antiSMASH:Cluster_10.3) has translation MTALMVQLLFLANMSYLFGSLFKSSTRMHNLKILAIDFDGSDIGKAISVAYGAFQSDKFPSVEFGSSSEYDTPEKVRDAVCNHGYWGAIYTHPGASDRLLSTIEGDNTTVYNPQDAVTTIYNGAYYPSVFSSLQGNMQSLIGAAATMYGLTTPDALKAVNMANPTSASTFLRPFQSNIWNIMPTEQGTRVLLNTVSLVMGILMHFFFQLGLNGITTSTKVLQSYSKRDVYVFRFITGKLYTLIGALGMAGYFWAFRENWSVNAAQFFETWMCLWFFMDINYLVIDTVLATIVPMQFFAFFLLTWIILNIGSTVFPFELTPGFYHWSWALPAHNAWLLLVGIWSGCRANIGVTLPILFSWWVIGHAGSAWSVRKRCLMAEAEAESQLQDAPNEKFERFSTEQTRQETSHGLRSAQDLDLEANLSAQRLCNDDDNRTVTNGGELTKERDNIKQRRCGSL, from the coding sequence ATGACGGCCTTGATGGTCCAGCTCCTGTTCCTAGCAAATATGTCTTACCTCTTCGGTTCCCTCTTCAAGTCTTCGACACGAATGCATaacctcaagatcctcgCGATCGATTTCGACGGCAGCGATATCGGAAAAGCCATTTCCGTTGCTTATGGTGCCTTCCAGTCAGACAAGTTCCCTTCCGTTGAGTTCGGCTCGTCCTCCGAGTACGATACCCCCGAAAAGGTTCGCGACGCCGTCTGTAACCATGGCTACTGGGGTGCAATTTACACTCATCCTGGTGCCTCTGATCGTCTTTTGTCCACTATTGAGGGCGACAACACTACTGTCTATAATCCACAAGACGCTGTGACTACGATTTACAATGGCGCATACTATCCTTCCGTCTTCTCCTCCCTTCAGGGCAACATGCAGAGCCTCATTGGCGCTGCTGCAACCATGTACGGTCTCACGACTCCCGATGCCCTCAAGGCCGTCAACATGGCCAATCCTACCTCCGCGAGCACCTTCCTCCGACCCTTCCAGTCCAATATCTGGAACATTATGCCTACCGAGCAGGGCACAAGAGTTCTCCTGAATACTGTCTCATTGGTGATGGGCATTCTGATGCATTTCTTTTTCCAGCTGGGACTTAACGGCATTACAACTTCTACCAAGGTCCTCCAGTCCTACTCAAAGCGAGATGTTTACGTCTTCCGTTTCATCACCGGAAAGCTCTATACACTCATCGGCGCTTTGGGAATGGCGGGCTATTTCTGGGCCTTCAGGGAGAATTGGAGCGTTAATGCTGCTCAGTTCTTTGAGACCTGGATGTGCCTCTGGTTCTTCATGGACATCAACTACCTTGTCATCGACACAGTGCTGGCGACTATCGTTCCCATGCAGTTCTttgctttctttcttcttacaTGGATCATTCTCAATATCGGATCGACCGTCTTCCCATTTGAGCTCACACCTGGGTTCTACCATTGGTCGTGGGCACTCCCAGCCCATAACgcatggcttcttctcgtcggtATCTGGTCTGGTTGCCGTGCCAACATTGGAGTTACTCTGCCCATCTTGTTCTCCTGGTGGGTTATCGGCCATGCTGGAAGCGCATGGTCAGTCCGCAAGAGGTGCTTGATGGCCGAGGCCGAGGCTGAGAGTCAGCTACAAGATGCTCCCAACGAGAAGTTTGAGCGATTCAGCACCGAGCAGACACGGCAGGAAACATCACATGGACTGAGATCGGCGCAGGATCTTGACCTGGAAGCCAACCTGTCCGCCCAGCGTCTGTGTAATGACGACGATAATCGGACTGTTACAAATGGCGGCGAGCTGACAAAGGAGCGCGATAACATCAAACAGCGCCGATGTGGATCGTTATAG
- a CDS encoding hypothetical protein (EggNog:ENOG41~antiSMASH:Cluster_10.3), protein MGMTGSGKSTFISLCTGQDVPVGHDLQACTQHVTAYQCKWSDTYDIYLLDTPGFDDTNRSDTEVLKEIALSLAKTYEDNVKLSGILYLHRITDRRLGGSAQKNLMMFRKLCGKDSLKNVILVTTMWEGEDAATGERREQELIATDGFWGALVEEGAQVNRHNNTRSSAMSLLRTVAKNNRVTISIQKEMVSEHKDLNETEAGIGLNSNILLAEQRVMKEMSEALEMERQARKDQDEKSAEEQRQYRETMQKKIDHLNQERENLKVSLEEMKEQRRRFKVLEGKYKESQERMRQQDKKIESLEKEHKQHKSREKDILQQTEEATKEIESLRLQLSGRGNATMEISSMRPRSSGSHYVADSNNVKLFLSGRHYFLGGDNKYYA, encoded by the exons ATGGGAATGACCGGGTCTGGAAAAAGCACATTTATCTCGCTGTGCACTGGACAAGATGTTCCCGTCGGCCATGATTTGCAAGCTT GTACACAACACGTCACTGCATACCAATGCAAATGGTCAGATACCTATGACATATATCTTCTGGATACACCAGGGTTTGATGACACGAATCGATCAGACACCGAGGTTCTCAAAGAGATTGCTTTGAGTCTTGCCAAGACATATGAAGACAATGTCAAACTGAGCGGGATCCTATATCTTCATAGGATCACAGATCGTCGCCTAGGCGGATCTGCTCAGAAGAATCTCATGATGTTTCGGAAGCTCTGTGGCAAGGACAGTCTCAAGAACGTTATTCTCGTCACTACTATGTGGGAAGGCGAGGACGCAGCAACAGGGGAAAGACGAGAGCAAGAGCTGATCGCCACGGATGGTTTCTGGGGAGCCCTGGTCGAAGAAGGCGCTCAAGTCAACCGCCATAACAATACCCGCTCATCCGCCATGTCCCTGCTCAGAACTGTTGCCAAAAACAACCGAGTCACTATTTCCATCCAAAAGGAGATGGTCAGTGAGCATAAAGATCTCAATGAGACTGAAGCGGGAATTGGCCTCAACTCAAACATCCTTCTAGCTGAGCAGAGGGTCATGAAGGAGATGTCAGAAGCACTGGAAATGGAGAGGCAAGCCAGGAAAGATCAGGACGAAAAGTCAGCCGAAGAACAACGCCAATATCGCGAGACGATGCAGAAAAAGATTGACCATCTCAATCAAGAACGAGAGAACCTCAAGGTCAGtcttgaagagatgaaggagcAGAGGCGTCGCTTCAAAGTACTGGAGGGCAAGTATAAGGAAAGCCAAGAACGTATGCGCCAGCaagacaagaagatcgagagtCTAGAAAAGGAACACAAACAGCACAAGTCCCGAGAAAAGGATATACTTCAACAAACTGAAGAGGCCACCAAGGAAATCGAGAGCCTCCGCCTTCAGCTTAGTGGAAGAGGTAATGCTACAATGGAAATTTCAAGTATGAGACCTCGAAGCTCTGGGTCTCATTACGTGGCGGACTCCAACAATGTGAAGTTGTTTCTATCAGGAAGACACTACTTCCTTGGAGGCGATAACAAATATTATGCGTAA
- a CDS encoding hypothetical protein (antiSMASH:Cluster_10.3), which yields MMDNSANWRIPKSMSEVITGYIGDIRSIQRLWLGYGGNYVAEISDDDYQYHLDDYNDLREHMEDIEEEIYLENITSEGPSIKILEDTF from the exons ATGATGGACAACTCGGCCAATTGGCGCATACCAAAGTCTATGTCCGAAGTGATTACTGGATATATTGGTGACATAAGGAGCATCCAGAGGCTTTGGCTTGGCTATGGTGGCAACTACGTGGCCGAGATCTCGGACGATGATTATCAGTACCACCTCGATGATTACAACGACCTTAGGGAACATATGGAAGATATAGAGGAAGAGATTTATCTGGAAAACATAACCAGCGAAGGGCCGTCAATCAAG ATCCTAGAGGATACATTCTGA
- a CDS encoding hypothetical protein (CAZy:AA7~EggNog:ENOG41~antiSMASH:Cluster_10.3~SMCOG1138:FAD linked oxidase domain protein), with protein sequence MQGSHISWLLAALVPFTLAQTIEVDGKTVPANEKNVAPAMSEPPAALSKYSFVDDTPRLTDAVLTNLTDLNLSEVDLFYFADTKGSKKRSAAVDSKCKVFPGDKLYPNKLIWKVLDLLSGGALISTVPLGAACYKGEHYNEERCIYLKQTWHNSTTHIVDPTSVMSPLFEGATCEPENAASGSKCTIGGFPLYSIKATCVAHIQLAVNFARNLNLRLVVHNTGHDFLGKSTGAGALSIWTHHLKDIKFTKNYRGASSYTGPAFKIGAGIQVKDLYLAADQEGYTAVGGECRDVGVAGGYLPGGGHSPISPIAGLAADQLLSVDIVTPDGRFVTADEKQNTDLFWAVRGGGAATWGVVVSMTVRVYPKMKFSGMTWSVNTKDAGISQEALFKALDVYWRRFPEYSDKNSYGYSFMFPAGNGSFLWTMNPWMIPNISVGEFKKIVQPLLDEWKELGVDPKPTFFEHDRFYPAWKTHFPAENVGNYNGRSGSRLIPRKNWNDAKLLNNTIDVLKGILADEGILIIYNINAKQQNTPPNSANPAWRDANMFVITALNWNYTDSEEEIAKVNNELTHGVMERLKAVTPGGGGYGNEGDVMDPDFGQSYFGSNYAKLYQLKKKIDPYGVFYAPTAVGSEDWYVTDHPAYVIKQTGRLCRK encoded by the exons ATGCAAGGCTCTCACATCTCGTGGCTGCTTGCCGCGCTTGTTCCCTTCACCCTTGCTCAGACGATCGAAGTCGATGGCAAGACGGTCC CGGCCAACGAGAAGAATGTTGCCCCTGCGATGTCCGAGCCACCGGCTGCGTTGTCGAAGTATTCCTTTGTCGATGACACCCCTCGGCTGACCGATGCCGTGCTCACCAATCTCACggacctcaacctcagcgaAGTTGATCTCTTCTACTTTGCTGATACCAAGGGTTCCAAGAAGAGATCTGCTGCTGTCGACTCCAAGTGCAAGGTTTTCCCTGGTGACAAGCTGTACCCCAACAAGCTCATCTGGAAGGTCCTCGACCTTCTCAGCGGAGGTGCCCTTATCAGCACAGTTCCCCTTGGCGCAGCCTGCTACAAAGGAGAGCATTATAATGAGGAACGCTGTATTTACCTCAAGCAAACGTGGCATAATTCGACGACTCA CATCGTTGATCCCACTTCGGTCATGTCACCCCTCTTTGAGGGTGCCACCTGCGAGCCTGAGAATGCCGCTTCAGGTTCCAAGTGCACCATCGGTGGCTTCCCTCTTTACTCAATCAAGGCCACATGTGTTGCCCACATCCAACTCGCCGTCAACTTTGCtcgcaacctcaacctccgcCTTGTCGTTCACAACACTGGCCATGACTTCCTTGGCAAGAGCACCGGTGCTGGTGCCTTGAGTATCTGGACACATCAcctcaaggatatcaagtTTACCAAGAACTATCGTGGTGCTAGCAGCTATACTGGCCCTGCCTTCAAGATTGGTGCTGGTATCCAAGTCAAGGACCTCTACCTGGCTGCCGACCAGGAGGGTTACACGGCTGTTGGTGGAGAGTGTCGT GATGTCGGTGTCGCTGGCGGTTATCTTCCCGGCGGTGGCCACTCCCCTATCAGCCCCATCGCTGGTCTTGCTGCCGATCAGCTCCTCAGCGTTGACATTGTCACACCTGATGGCCGCTTCGTCACTGCCGACGAGAAGCAGAACACTGATCTCTTCTGGGCTGTCCGTGGCGGCGGAGCTGCTACCTGGGGCGTCGTCGTCTCCATGACTGTCCGAGTCTACCCCAAGATGAAGTTCTCTGGCATGACCTGGAGTGTCAATACCAAAGATGCCGGTATCTCCCAGGAGGCTCTCTTCAAGGCCCTCGACGTCTACTGGCGTCGCTTCCCTGAGTACTCCGACAAGAACAGCTACGGCTACAGCTTCATGTTCCCTGCTGGCAACGGCAGTTTCCTCTGGACCATGAACCCTTGGATGATCCCCAACATCTCTGTTGGCGAGTTCAAGAAGATTGTTCAGCCCCTCCTTGACGAGTGGAAGGAACTCGGCGTTGACCCCAAGCCCACATTCTTTGAGCATGACCGCTTTTACCCTGCCTGGAAGACGCATTTTCCTGCCGAAAACGTCGGTAACTACAATGGTCGTTCCGGGTCTCGCCTCATCCCCCGCAAGAACTGGAATGATGCCAAGCTCCTCAATAACACCATCGACGTTCTCAAGGGTATCCTTGCTGACGAAGGCATTCTCATTATCTACAACATCAATGCCAAGCAGCAAAACACCCCTCCCAACTCTGCCAACCCTGCCTGGCGCGATGCCAACATGTTTGTTATCACTGCTCTTAACTGGAACTACACCGAtagtgaggaggagatcgcCAAGGTTAACAACGAACTCACCCATGGCGTCATGGAGCGTCTCAAGGCTGTGACTCCCGGCGGTGGTGGCTACGGTAACGAGGGTGATGTTATGGATCCTGACTTCGGCCAGTCCTACTTCGGATCCAACTATGCCAAGCTTTaccagctcaagaagaagattgatcCTTACGGTGTCTTTTATGCTCCTACTGCTGTTGGTAGCGAGGACTGGTATGTCACCGATCATCCGGCCTACGTCATCAAACAGACCGGTCGCCTTTGCCGCAAGTAG